A stretch of Kyrpidia spormannii DNA encodes these proteins:
- a CDS encoding CaiB/BaiF CoA transferase family protein, whose amino-acid sequence MDGTKPLAGLRIVDFSRLLPGPFGTWRLAQLGAEVLKVEDVRGGDPMRLFGPPYDAVNRGKQSVALDLREETGRRQALALIRAADVCIESYRPGVMKAMGLDEPSVRPLNPRLIYCSVTGYGQEGPWADLAGHDINYLSVTGVTAVTGVAIGDEEHLAVPGITVADYAGGVAVVEAVLAALWRRERTGQGAYLDVAMQDMLLSFQAVNGALARAGVPTGPEKQELNGGVVCYHLYRAKDGWVSLGALEQKFWDRFCQGVGRPQWRDKSRSPACSENPVYREMVELFRSRPRDEWATLGEQWDCCLMPVLTVPEVVERFSDHPAFRPGKGPALGEHTWPWVREALASAD is encoded by the coding sequence GTGGATGGGACAAAACCGTTAGCCGGATTAAGGATCGTTGATTTTTCTCGACTTCTCCCCGGTCCCTTTGGAACTTGGCGACTGGCGCAACTCGGGGCCGAGGTGCTCAAGGTGGAGGATGTACGGGGCGGCGATCCCATGCGGTTGTTCGGACCGCCCTACGATGCGGTCAATCGCGGGAAACAAAGCGTCGCCCTGGACCTCCGTGAGGAAACGGGCCGTCGCCAAGCGCTTGCCTTGATTCGGGCCGCAGACGTGTGCATCGAGAGTTATCGCCCCGGAGTGATGAAGGCGATGGGGCTGGACGAACCGTCGGTTCGGCCGCTCAATCCCCGGCTCATCTACTGTTCAGTGACCGGCTACGGGCAGGAAGGCCCCTGGGCTGACCTGGCCGGCCATGATATTAACTACTTGTCCGTCACCGGGGTGACGGCGGTGACCGGCGTTGCCATCGGCGATGAGGAGCACCTGGCAGTCCCGGGGATTACTGTGGCCGACTATGCCGGCGGGGTGGCGGTGGTAGAGGCGGTGCTCGCCGCCCTGTGGCGCCGGGAACGCACCGGGCAGGGGGCTTACCTCGACGTTGCGATGCAGGACATGCTTTTGTCCTTTCAAGCGGTGAATGGAGCCTTGGCCCGGGCCGGTGTGCCCACGGGTCCGGAGAAACAAGAGCTCAATGGCGGAGTGGTCTGCTACCATCTATACCGGGCTAAGGATGGCTGGGTTTCCCTGGGTGCCCTGGAACAAAAGTTTTGGGATCGATTCTGTCAAGGTGTGGGTCGGCCACAGTGGCGAGACAAAAGCCGGTCTCCCGCGTGTTCTGAGAATCCGGTGTACCGGGAGATGGTTGAATTATTTCGATCCCGGCCCCGGGATGAGTGGGCGACCCTTGGTGAACAGTGGGACTGCTGTTTGATGCCGGTTCTCACCGTTCCCGAGGTGGTCGAACGGTTTTCCGACCACCCCGCGTTTCGTCCGGGCAAGGGTCCGGCTCTGGGAGAACACACGTGGCCGTGGGTTCGAGAGGCCTTGGCGTCGGCAGACTGA
- a CDS encoding histidine triad nucleotide-binding protein — protein sequence MAADCIFCRIVQGESPARRVYENAHVVAFHDIAPQAPVHVLVIPRRHLASVLELGEEEVEILKGIQGAIRRVAEETGVARTGFRVVTNCGRDGHQTVFHLHYHILGGRRLGWPPG from the coding sequence ATGGCGGCTGATTGCATTTTTTGCCGCATTGTCCAAGGCGAATCCCCTGCACGCAGGGTATACGAGAACGCGCATGTTGTCGCCTTTCACGATATCGCCCCCCAGGCCCCGGTCCACGTCCTGGTGATTCCCCGCCGCCATCTTGCATCGGTATTGGAGCTCGGCGAGGAGGAGGTGGAGATCCTGAAGGGGATCCAAGGGGCGATCCGCCGGGTGGCGGAGGAGACGGGCGTGGCCAGAACCGGATTTCGGGTGGTTACCAATTGCGGGCGGGACGGCCATCAAACGGTGTTTCATCTCCATTATCACATCCTGGGCGGCAGGCGGCTCGGTTGGCCGCCGGGTTAA
- a CDS encoding decaprenyl-phosphate phosphoribosyltransferase gives MERDTHRRAISAMGSDLWTLMRPRQWMKNVFVLAPVFFAGKIGNWGSLWATVAATVAFCLMSSAVYVVNDFMDMDRDRAHPKKKHRPLASGRVSPGPAVVLAAALFVVAEWLGWVADTGAGVPTVLLIYGLMNLLYSTVLKHYAIVDVLIIAFGFVLRVVAGAFAAEVPPSPWLLLTTFLLASVLGLCKRRAELAALEDQAAVHRANLGVYTVDLLNQLISISTAATIMTYAMYTFSGPQGPRAMVTVPFVMYGLFRYLYLVNQKNEGENPDQIVVRDTPFVINGLLWVGASFAVVYWPWL, from the coding sequence GTGGAACGGGATACGCACCGCCGAGCGATTTCGGCTATGGGGAGCGATTTATGGACACTGATGCGCCCCCGTCAATGGATGAAAAACGTCTTTGTCTTGGCGCCGGTATTTTTTGCCGGCAAGATTGGCAACTGGGGTTCCCTGTGGGCCACGGTGGCGGCCACGGTGGCATTCTGTCTCATGAGCAGTGCCGTGTACGTGGTCAACGATTTCATGGACATGGACAGGGATCGGGCTCACCCGAAAAAAAAGCACCGCCCTTTGGCGTCCGGCCGGGTGTCCCCGGGGCCGGCGGTGGTTTTGGCTGCCGCCCTCTTTGTGGTGGCCGAGTGGTTGGGCTGGGTAGCGGACACGGGCGCTGGAGTTCCGACGGTGCTGCTGATCTACGGGTTGATGAATTTACTGTACAGCACTGTCTTGAAACATTATGCCATCGTCGACGTGTTAATCATCGCCTTCGGGTTTGTCCTCCGGGTGGTGGCCGGGGCGTTTGCTGCCGAAGTGCCGCCGAGTCCGTGGCTTTTGCTCACGACCTTCCTGTTGGCCTCCGTGCTGGGCCTTTGTAAACGCCGGGCGGAACTGGCCGCCCTGGAGGATCAAGCGGCGGTCCATAGGGCCAATCTCGGCGTGTACACGGTGGATCTCCTCAACCAGCTGATTTCGATCTCGACAGCCGCCACCATTATGACGTACGCCATGTACACCTTCAGTGGACCTCAAGGTCCCAGAGCGATGGTGACCGTTCCCTTTGTCATGTACGGTCTCTTTCGCTATCTCTACTTGGTCAATCAGAAAAATGAAGGGGAGAATCCCGATCAGATTGTGGTGCGAGACACCCCCTTTGTGATCAACGGCCTCCTGTGGGTGGGGGCGAGTTTTGCCGTCGTCTATTGGCCGTGGCTCTAA
- the leuB gene encoding 3-isopropylmalate dehydrogenase has product MSEKVYRLVLLPGDGIGPEVVQAGRRLIEAVAGALGHEVIFEEHAIGGAAIEAFGEPLPEGTLKAAREADAVLLGAVGGPKWDRLGGDRRPEAGLLGIRKALGVYANLRPVRAYTPLLGASPLRREKVEGVDLLIVRELTGGLYFGPKRREPIDGGTRVVDELVYTTAEIERIVRLGFDAARKAGKALTSVDKANVLESSRHWREVVERVATDYPDVAFGHMLVDNCAMQLVRSPNQFGVIVTENMFGDILSDEAAVLTGSIGMLPSASLGDGPGLYEPVHGSAPDIAGQGLANPLGTMLSVGLMYRFSLNEPRADQAIVRAVDRVLEEGYRTADLAGPGDRISRTEEITEAVLERLELE; this is encoded by the coding sequence GTGTCTGAAAAGGTCTATCGCCTTGTCCTGCTGCCTGGAGACGGAATCGGACCCGAGGTGGTTCAGGCAGGGCGGCGGCTCATCGAAGCCGTCGCCGGGGCCTTGGGTCACGAGGTGATCTTTGAGGAACACGCCATCGGCGGGGCGGCCATTGAAGCCTTTGGAGAGCCGCTGCCCGAGGGCACATTGAAAGCCGCCCGGGAAGCCGACGCCGTGCTCCTCGGTGCTGTGGGAGGCCCCAAGTGGGATCGGCTGGGGGGCGATCGGCGCCCCGAGGCGGGCCTGCTCGGGATTCGGAAAGCTCTCGGCGTTTATGCAAACCTGCGTCCGGTGCGGGCTTATACGCCCCTTCTCGGCGCCTCCCCTCTTCGCCGGGAAAAGGTGGAGGGGGTGGATCTCCTGATCGTCCGGGAGCTGACGGGCGGACTGTATTTTGGCCCGAAACGCCGGGAGCCCATCGACGGCGGCACGCGGGTGGTGGACGAGCTGGTGTATACCACGGCGGAAATCGAGCGTATCGTCCGCCTGGGCTTTGACGCCGCCCGGAAAGCGGGAAAAGCGCTGACTTCCGTTGACAAGGCCAATGTGCTCGAAAGCTCTCGCCACTGGCGGGAAGTGGTGGAGCGGGTGGCAACAGACTACCCCGATGTGGCCTTTGGCCATATGCTGGTGGATAACTGCGCCATGCAATTGGTTCGCAGTCCGAACCAGTTCGGGGTCATTGTCACGGAAAACATGTTTGGCGATATTCTCAGCGACGAAGCGGCGGTGCTCACCGGCTCTATCGGGATGTTGCCCTCCGCCAGCCTCGGCGATGGGCCAGGACTGTACGAGCCTGTTCACGGTTCGGCGCCGGATATCGCCGGGCAGGGTCTCGCGAACCCTCTGGGGACGATGCTCTCTGTCGGGCTGATGTATCGTTTTAGCCTGAATGAACCCAGGGCGGATCAGGCCATCGTCCGAGCGGTAGATCGTGTGCTGGAGGAAGGGTATCGAACGGCCGACTTGGCGGGCCCGGGGGATCGCATCAGCCGGACGGAGGAGATCACCGAGGCCGTTCTCGAAAGGTTGGAACTCGAGTAA
- a CDS encoding 2-isopropylmalate synthase, translating to MTSARYRAVHTREVAHMRTIEVFDTTLRDGEQSPGINLSREEKLEIARQLGRLGVDVIEAGFAAASPGDFESVAEIAREVRGLTVCSLARSVQSDIDRAYEALRDAEDPRIHVFLATSDIHLQHKLRLTREQVLEQIDAAVRYAVKYMSNVEFSAEDAGRTDIDFLCQVAEVAIRAGAKVFNVPDTVGYLTPQEYAGKIRALRERVPGIEKIKLSSHCHDDLGMAVSNTLAGIEAGITQVEVTINGIGERAGNASLEEVVMALATRQDFYQAKTNIVLNQIYRTSRLVSKLTGFVVPPNKAIVGANAFAHESGIHQDGVLKEKLTYEIMKPETIGVAESKLVLGKHSGRHAFREKLTEMGYQLSDEEVNELFKRFKDLCDKKKTVTDDDIAALVDDSHTVERSDLYQLEYLHISAGNTAVPTATLRVRLADGTVVEEAAVGNGAVDAIYQAIDRVTGGATELVSYQIQSVTGGRDALGEVRVQVRQGEAVVSGRGVSTDVLEASAKAYLDAVNRLAAGQGRSAGAARVKAGV from the coding sequence ATGACCTCCGCTCGTTACAGAGCGGTACACACGCGGGAGGTGGCACACATGCGGACCATCGAGGTGTTCGACACCACGCTGCGGGACGGCGAACAATCCCCGGGAATTAACCTCAGCCGGGAGGAGAAATTGGAGATCGCGCGTCAGTTGGGCCGTCTCGGCGTGGATGTCATCGAAGCCGGATTCGCGGCGGCGTCGCCGGGCGACTTTGAGTCCGTGGCGGAAATTGCCCGGGAGGTGCGCGGGTTGACCGTGTGCAGTTTGGCCCGCAGTGTCCAGTCGGATATCGACAGGGCGTATGAAGCCCTGCGGGATGCCGAAGACCCGCGAATTCACGTCTTTCTGGCAACCTCGGACATCCATCTTCAGCACAAGCTGAGATTGACCCGGGAACAAGTTTTGGAGCAGATCGACGCCGCCGTTCGCTATGCGGTCAAGTATATGAGCAACGTGGAATTCTCCGCTGAAGATGCGGGGAGGACGGACATCGACTTTCTCTGCCAAGTAGCCGAGGTGGCCATCCGGGCCGGGGCCAAGGTGTTCAATGTCCCGGATACAGTGGGTTATCTAACGCCCCAGGAGTACGCGGGAAAGATCCGGGCTTTGCGGGAGCGGGTGCCAGGGATCGAAAAGATCAAGCTGTCCAGCCATTGCCACGACGATCTGGGGATGGCGGTCTCGAACACCCTGGCGGGCATCGAGGCGGGAATCACTCAAGTGGAGGTCACGATCAACGGCATCGGAGAGCGGGCGGGCAACGCCTCTTTAGAAGAGGTAGTCATGGCTTTGGCGACCCGGCAGGATTTCTACCAGGCGAAAACGAACATTGTGCTCAATCAGATCTACCGCACCAGCCGACTGGTGAGTAAACTCACAGGATTCGTGGTGCCGCCGAACAAAGCCATCGTCGGGGCGAACGCCTTTGCGCACGAATCCGGCATTCACCAGGACGGGGTACTGAAAGAGAAGCTGACCTACGAGATTATGAAACCCGAAACGATCGGGGTGGCGGAAAGCAAACTGGTGCTCGGCAAACACTCCGGGCGCCACGCCTTCCGGGAAAAGCTGACGGAGATGGGCTATCAGCTCTCGGATGAAGAGGTCAATGAGTTGTTTAAACGTTTCAAAGACCTGTGTGACAAAAAGAAAACAGTGACCGACGACGACATCGCCGCTTTGGTGGACGACAGTCATACCGTTGAACGCTCGGACCTCTATCAACTGGAGTACCTGCACATCTCCGCCGGCAACACCGCCGTTCCCACGGCGACGCTCCGGGTGCGGCTGGCGGACGGGACCGTGGTGGAAGAAGCCGCGGTGGGCAACGGCGCCGTGGACGCTATTTATCAAGCTATCGACCGGGTGACGGGGGGAGCGACTGAACTGGTGAGTTATCAGATTCAATCGGTCACCGGTGGCCGGGATGCCCTCGGCGAGGTGCGGGTCCAGGTGCGGCAGGGTGAAGCCGTGGTGAGCGGCCGGGGTGTGAGCACCGATGTATTGGAAGCCAGTGCGAAAGCCTACCTGGATGCTGTGAATCGGTTGGCGGCGGGGCAGGGGCGGTCTGCGGGAGCAGCCCGGGTGAAAGCGGGTGTCTGA
- a CDS encoding ketol-acid reductoisomerase, whose product MKIYYEQDADLKLLDGKTVAVLGYGSQGHAQAQNLRDSGVSVVVGLRPGRSWKQAEADGFEVLSVAEATERADLIQILIPDERQAQTYREEMQPNLRSGQMLMFAHGFNIHFGQIDPPADVDVTMIAPKGPGHLVRRTFQEGTGVPALLAVHQDASGKAKEIALAFAKGIGATRAGVIETTFKEETETDLFGEQAVLCGGVSNLIKAGFETLVEAGYKPEIAFFECLHEMKLIVDLMYEGGLSRMRYSISDTAEFGDYRSGPRIITEETRAEMRKILAEIQSGQFAREWILENQANRPFFNARRKAEQNHPIEVVGGKLREMMTWIKK is encoded by the coding sequence TTGAAAATCTACTATGAACAAGACGCGGATTTGAAATTGTTGGACGGGAAGACGGTTGCGGTGCTGGGTTACGGCAGTCAGGGCCACGCCCAAGCGCAAAACCTTCGCGACAGCGGCGTATCGGTGGTGGTGGGACTGCGTCCGGGCCGCTCCTGGAAGCAAGCCGAGGCGGACGGGTTTGAAGTCCTGTCTGTGGCCGAGGCCACCGAGCGGGCCGACCTGATCCAAATCCTCATCCCGGACGAGCGCCAGGCCCAGACCTATCGGGAGGAGATGCAGCCGAACCTGCGCAGTGGCCAGATGCTGATGTTCGCCCACGGATTCAATATTCATTTCGGCCAGATCGATCCTCCGGCGGACGTGGACGTGACCATGATCGCCCCGAAGGGCCCGGGACACCTCGTTCGGCGCACCTTCCAAGAAGGAACCGGGGTGCCGGCGCTGCTGGCGGTTCACCAGGACGCCTCCGGCAAGGCCAAAGAGATCGCCCTGGCTTTTGCCAAAGGCATCGGGGCGACCCGGGCCGGGGTGATCGAGACCACTTTCAAAGAAGAAACCGAGACCGACCTGTTTGGCGAACAGGCGGTACTGTGCGGCGGAGTCTCCAACCTGATCAAAGCCGGTTTCGAGACCCTCGTCGAAGCGGGATACAAACCCGAGATCGCCTTTTTCGAGTGTCTGCACGAGATGAAACTGATCGTGGATCTCATGTATGAGGGCGGGTTATCCCGGATGCGGTACTCCATCAGCGATACGGCGGAGTTCGGGGATTACCGGAGCGGGCCCCGGATTATCACCGAGGAGACCCGGGCCGAGATGCGAAAAATCCTCGCAGAGATTCAAAGTGGGCAATTCGCCCGGGAATGGATTCTGGAGAACCAGGCCAACCGGCCGTTCTTCAACGCCAGGCGGAAAGCGGAGCAGAATCATCCCATCGAAGTGGTGGGCGGAAAACTGCGGGAAATGATGACTTGGATTAAAAAATGA
- the ilvN gene encoding acetolactate synthase small subunit, giving the protein MKHVLSVLVNDQPGVLARVAGLFSRRGFNIESITVGNAEEAGLSRMTLVTSGDERTLEQIMKQLHKLVDVIKVNDLTEEPMVARELVLIKVAATATTRPEITHLIEPFRAAIVDVGRNSLVVQATGDMDKIDALIELLRPYGIKEIARTGVTALMRGSLVKVRV; this is encoded by the coding sequence TTGAAGCACGTTCTCTCGGTCCTGGTCAACGATCAACCGGGGGTGCTGGCCCGGGTTGCCGGATTGTTTTCCCGGCGAGGGTTCAACATCGAAAGCATCACCGTGGGCAACGCCGAGGAGGCAGGGCTGTCCCGCATGACCCTGGTCACCTCCGGCGATGAAAGAACGCTGGAACAGATTATGAAACAACTCCACAAATTGGTGGATGTCATCAAGGTGAACGACTTGACGGAAGAGCCCATGGTGGCCCGGGAGTTGGTCCTCATCAAAGTGGCGGCGACGGCGACCACTCGGCCGGAGATCACCCATCTCATTGAGCCCTTCCGGGCGGCTATCGTGGATGTGGGCCGGAACAGCCTGGTGGTCCAGGCCACCGGCGATATGGATAAAATCGACGCCTTGATCGAGCTCCTTCGCCCTTACGGCATCAAAGAGATCGCCCGAACCGGCGTGACCGCTTTGATGCGGGGCAGCTTGGTCAAAGTGCGAGTCTGA